In Gossypium arboreum isolate Shixiya-1 chromosome 3, ASM2569848v2, whole genome shotgun sequence, the sequence aaaagctTTGAACTattcaataaataataatatatacaatattttaAGTCGATATAATAGATATATCAAGTCTATTCAAAATTTACATACacgataaatataattatatcgaTAAATTCTTAgatcattaaaatatttttaatttaaattaaatataagtgATATTTTTCAacccataaatgaaattaaataattatccTTTAATATATCTATATCACTTTAATCATGAGCCTAATTATGTTTTCTTATATTAATAACCAGCcaaactcagtctcacaaaatAGTTTAGTTAAAAGCTTAGGCCTTAGGTCCTTAGGCCCTTAGGCTCTAAATATGAACATTTGGACCTAAAAAGCCCAGATATTTTTGAACCCACCAAGTTGATAAAAATtcgaaaaattgaaaattaataaattaatctgATTTATAGTGTTTAAAAGATTTTCGAAATATTTTTTtctgatttttatattttattttcatttttatgatatatatatatattatcaaagaaaaataatatattttataaaggaATTCCATGTGGAACTTTTTATTGGTCACAATGTGTTAAGTGACGCATCTTTATTGGCTAGGATATCTCAACGCTTTCTTTTGACATTAAAAGAAGGGTTAAAACATAACTTTATCATATTTTAGGTagagataaaaatattgaaacattaaaagaaaaaataaataaataaattttaaaattgaatcgTAAATTAAATCTAAAAAGAAAATTCATTTGTTTTAGATGCAATAAGTGGTGAAATCAGAAATTTTTTAAgggtgaaattaaattgtaatttttacgatagtaaaatataatttttaaatgattaaatcaaaatattattatttttaaggagCCAAAGTGTaaatttatctttattaatttagaattttaaaattttaaaggatttaaatgataaaattctCATTTTAGAGGGGCTGAGCCTGCTAGCTCCTTGGATTCGCCCTGACTGCGACATTGATTTACAATAAAGACCATGGGACTTGTCACAATGATATACGACACTAATTATGATTATGTTAGGTACAATGATAAAATGTATTACATTTTTAAGAATAAAAGTAAGATAGAGATAaatataaattctaaaaagattgATTTTCATGGACCACGAACATGAAAAAtacattaataattaaaaaaaatacttataATTAACTACCAGCACTGATCGGTCTCCCAATTCCTATTACCACCATAACTAGAAAACCCATAGGAACCCACCGCCGTCGCAGTTGCTTCCATAGTCGTAAAGGGACGGTTCCACCGTCTAAGATTCCTATCATAATCCGCACGTTGATTAGGATCCGACAACGTGGAATACGCTGCATGGATTCTCATGAAC encodes:
- the LOC108475659 gene encoding chaperone protein dnaJ 11, chloroplastic-like, with protein sequence MASSVSLYEVLGVPVSANGNEIKAAYRRLARTWHPDVVSVNQKEMSADRFMRIHAAYSTLSDPNQRADYDRNLRRWNRPFTTMEATATAVGSYGFSSYGGNRNWETDQCW